The proteins below come from a single Eucalyptus grandis isolate ANBG69807.140 chromosome 3, ASM1654582v1, whole genome shotgun sequence genomic window:
- the LOC104439627 gene encoding RING finger protein 141-like — MEETVYCGYSLRLKPRNSDSSGLPTAVFNFSVKWHHSLVFVDQPGVPTSFQDTTLSELSQSLEMPLCILSWQSLCEMHLERVLDILGVHHSFRADITRIILCTTFRALGNGHGGFDVNINLALAIRDEVEMEDTEEASIGGYESDPDQVTRGVSRSTIGKLEQKSYSVRDSNGCCSICLEKLDGEDKVMEIPCSHLFHRRCIVKWLERNNSCPLCRSKVEVEDPM, encoded by the coding sequence ATGGAGGAGACGGTCTATTGCGGATATAGTTTGAGGCTGAAGCCAAGAAATTCTGATTCTTCTGGCCTACCGACCGCTGTCTTCAACTTCTCGGTCAAGTGGCACCATTCGCTAGTCTTCGTTGATCAACCGGGAGTGCCGACAAGTTTCCAAGACACTACACTGTCGGAGTTGAGTCAGTCGCTTGAGATGCCACTTTGCATCTTATCATGGCAATCCCTTTGCGAAATGCACTTGGAGAGAGTTCTTGATATTTTGGGTGTTCATCACAGCTTTCGGGCTGATATTACAAGAATTATTCTGTGTACGACGTTTCGGGCATTGGGTAATGGCCATGGAGGGTTTGACGTGAACATAAATTTGGCATTGGCCATCCGAGATGAAGTCGAAATGGAAGACACCGAGGAAGCCTCAATCGGAGGATACGAGTCGGATCCCGACCAAGTCACGCGAGGTGTCTCCAGAAGCACCATTGGAAAGCTCGAGCAGAAGAGCTACTCCGTTCGAGACTCCAACGGATGTTGTTCTATTTGTTTAGAGAAACTAGATGGGGAAGACAAAGTGATGGAGATACCGTGTTCGCATTTATTTCATAGGAGGTGCATCGTCAAGTGGCTCGAGAGGAATAATTCGTGTCCGCTATGTCGTAGCAAAGTAGAAGTAGAAGATCCCATGTAG